DNA from Hwangdonia lutea:
AACGCCAATGTTTTGGAGTCCACCATCAAATCGTTTTTGGAGCAAACCAAACTAAAACAAACATCGCCAAAAGCTTTTGAAGCTTATTTAAAAACGCAAACATCAAAAAATGTCGATTGGTTTTTCAGTGATTATATAAACACGCGTGCCAAAATTGATTTCAAAATTAAAAACGTTAGTAGAACAGAAGATTCAATAACGTTAACCGTAAAGAATAAGCGAAATAACAGCATGCCCATTTCTTTGTATACTTTGAATAACGACAGCATCATTTCAAAATCTTGGATTGAAAACGTTATCAAAAGCAAAACTTTTACCATACCACGAAACGATGCAAATAAGTTGGTTTTAAACTATAATCAAGTCATTCCCGAGCACAATTTAAGAGATAATTGGAAATCGTTAAAAGGATTTTTCTTCAACAACAAACCCTTTCAGTTTAGGCTTTTTAAAGATATTGAAGACCCCAATTACAACCAGGTGTTTTTTATGCCATTGGCTGAATTTAACAATATTTACGACGGATTTACCTTTGGTGTAAAGGCTTACAATACCACATTACTCAGAAAAAATTTCAATTACAGAATTCAACCGCGATATGCTTTAAAATCAAAATCGCTAACGGGTTCCGCTTCGGCATCGGTAACGCACTATTTGCAAAACAGCAATTTATATTCCATAAATTATGGCGTTCGAGGTGGCTATTCATCGTATGCCAACGATTTATTTGTTCGGAAAATAATTCCGTCCGTGACCTTTTTATTTAGAAATGACAACGATTTTCGTTCAAATAAAAGGCAACGTTTAAAGTTTAGGTATTTGGCGATTAATCGGGATGAAGATGTCAATAATATTTTAAACACTACCGAACCCAATTACAATATATTTAATGTTAATTACTTAAACTCCAATGATAATTTAATCAATTTCAGCAAATGGTCTACCGATTTACAAATAGCCAAAACATTCAGTAAAGTTTCATTTAATTACGAATACAGAAAACTATTTGAGAGCAATAGGCAGTTGAATTTACGTTTTTTTACGGGTGCTTTTTTAAGCAACAAAACCGATATAACTTCTGATTATTTTAGTTTCGCACTCGATAGACCAACCGATTATTTATTTGATTACAATTACTTAGGACGCTCTGAAGCCAGCGGAATTTTTAGCCAACAATACATTACGGCCGAAGGTGGTTTTAAATCGAAACTGGAAACACCTTTTGCAAACCAGTGGATTAGCACAGCAAATGTTAGCACAACACTTTGGAAATATGTCTTGGTTTATGGCGATGTTGGATTTGTGAAAAACAAGTTCAACCACGCAAAATTTGTTTACGATTCCGGCATTAGAATTAATTTAGTTACCGATTACTTCGAAATTTATTTCCCCATATATTCCAATCTTGGGTGGGAAATTGGGCAACCGCACTACGATCAAAAAATAAGATTTAAGTTTACGGTAGACCCCCAATCGCTTTTAGGCCTATTCAGAAGACGCTGGTATTAATCTGGCTATTTTATTGAGTTATTTTTATAAAATCGACTTTTTTTTTGAGTTATTAATAATCTAAAAACATTATTATGCGAATTTATAAGAATTGTTCAATTTGATTATGCATATAATAATTGCAAAAACAACAAATTTTAGCTACTTTTGCAAAAAGTAAAATCCTAACCAATGCAAATAATCCCTGATTTGAAAAACAATATTTCTTTTGAAGATTTTAAAACAGAGGTTTTAAATGATTATAGCATTGCCGTAAGAAGTCGAGAATGCAGTTTACTTGGCCGTCGTGAGGTATTAACCGGCAAAGCAAAATTTGGCATTTTTGGCGACGGAAAAGAAGTCCCCCAATTGGCCATGGCCAAAGCATTTTTAAAAGGCGATTGGAGGTCTGGTTATTATAGAGATCAAACTTTTATGATGGCTATTGGTGAACTCACCATGGAACAGTTTTTTGCTGGTCTTTACGCCAACACCAATATAGATTTAGAGCCCATGTCTGCCGGTCGGCAAATGGGAGGCCACTTTACAACCCACAGTTTAGATGATAGTGGCGAGTGGAAAGATTTAACGAAGCAGTATAACTCAAGTGCAGACATCTCTCCTACTGCGGGTCAAATGCCTCGTTTGTTAGGTTTGGCACAGGCTTCAAAAATATTCAGACAAGTAAAAGGCATTGATACAACCCTTTTTTCCAATAGCGGAAACGAAGTTGCTTGGGGAACCATTGGAAACGCAAGTACGAGCGAAGGTTTGTTTTTCGAGACCATTAATGCTGCTGGTGTTCTACAAGTCCCTATGGTTATTAGTATATGGGACGATGAATATGGCATTTCCGTACATGCCAAACATCAAACAACAAAAGAAAACATATCAGAAATATTAAAAGGATTTCAGCGTGATAACGAACATAATGGCTACGAAATATTGCGTGTAAAAGGTTGGGATTATGCCAATTTAATTGAAACTTATCAAGAAGCATCCACGATTGCAAGAGAAGAACATGTTCCGGTGCTTATTCATGTAACCGAGTTAACGCAACCACAAGGGCATTCTACTTCGGGGTCGCACGAACGCTACAAATCCCCAGAGCGATTGGAGTGGGAAAAGGACAACGATTGTAATTTAAAAATGCGCGAGTGGATTATTGAAAGCGGTATCGCTACAAACGAAACACTTACCGAGATTGAACGCGACATCAAAAAAGAAGTTAGAGAAGCAAAAAAGAATGCTTGGTTAACCTTTTTAAAACCCATACAAAAGGAAAAACAAGAATTAATTTCCATATTAAATAATGTGGCCGCTTCTAGTATAAATGGTGTGTTTATCAAACCTATTATAGCTAATTTAACTGCGCTTACAGAGCCGGCGAGAAAAGATGTGTTATCGGCAGCCAGACAAGTTTTAAGGCACACCTTAGGCGAAACTAACGATGCCAAACAACAGCTTTTAAACTGGGTCAATACAATGTTTGAGACGGTACAGCCCAAGTTTAGTTCTCATTTATATTCTGAATCTGAAAAATCTACGGTGCTTGTTGAGGAAGTAAAACCAACTTATGATGCAGACGCCGTACAAGTTGATGGTCGTATTATTATCCGTGATAATTTTGACGCTATTTTTGAAAACTATCCGGAAGCCCTAATTTTTGGAGAAGATTCCGGTAATATTGGTGATGTCAACCAAGGATTAGAAGGCTTACAGGAAAAATATGGCGAGCATAGAGTGGCCGATGCCGGTATTCGCGAAGCTACCATTATTGGTCAAGGTATTGGTATGGCGCTACGTGGTTTAAAACCAATTGCAGAAATTCAATACTTAGATTATATATTATATGCTTTAAACGTAATTAGCGATGATTTAGCTTCATTGCATTACAGAACAAAAGGTAAACAAAAAGCACCATTAATTATAAGAACACGTGGGCACAGGCTTGAAGGTATTTGGCATTCGGGTTCGCAAATGGGCGGTATCCTTAATTTGGTTCGTGGTATTCATGTTTTGGTGCCAAGAAACATGACAAAAGCAGCTGGTTTTTACAACACGCTGTTACAAGGAGACGATCCCGCTTTAGTGGTAGAATGCCTTAATGGATATCGTTTAAAAGAAAAAATGCCTAATAATTTAAGCGATATAAAAACCCCTATTGGTGTGGTTGAAACCATTAAAACCGGAACAGATATTACATTAGTATCATATGGTTCAACCCTTCGAATTGTAGCCCAAACTGCAAAAGAACTGTTATCGGTTGGCATTGACGCCGAAGTGATTGATGTGCAATCTCTTTTACCATTCGATTTAAATCACGACATCGTAAAAAGCATCGCCAAAACCAATCGGGTTATGGTTATTGATGAAGATGTTCCTGGTGGCGCTTCAGCTTATATTTTAAATGAAATATTAAACACACAAAACGCCTATCAATATTTAGATGGCCAGCCAAAAACCTTAACGGCAAAGGCACACAGACCCGCTTACGGTAACGACGGTGATTATTTCTCGAAACCATCAGCCGAAGATATTTTTGAAGCCGTTTACGAGGTGATGCACGAAGCCAATCCGGAAAATTATCCTAAACTCAGGTAATTAAAACGCTATATAATATTAAAAACCTTTCCTCCTTAATGTCGAAAGGTTTTTTTATATATTTATGCTAAACCGCAAAGATGCTTACAAAACACGACAAAGAACAACTTCGGGCTACTATTTTCAGGCATTTGGATGGTATTGCCACTGCACCCACAGCTTATGCACTGCAAAAAAGAGGCGTGTTGCAATATCTGTTGGATCATAAAAACATCAGTCTTGAAAATATAACAAAACAGTTTAACGCCAATGCAGGTTATCTCAATGTGGCATTGCGTATTTTATGTGCCCAAGGCTGGTTGAATCAACATATAGATAATGCAACCCATACTGTAAGTTTTGAAACAAATGCACAAAGCGAAAAGGCTTTTAAACTGGTGCCTTTATATGAAGATGCCGTAAATCTGTTAAACTATTCGGTTAAATTCCCAAAAGAGCGTATCGGTCCGGATGCCTTTCATGTTTTAGAAAAAATTTTCAAAAAATTTGAAACTAATTTTGGACTTTCAAACGTAAAAAACAACACCATCGAGTATCAAGTATTAAAACATATCGAGGGTGTTATTGCAGCCCCCATAATAGTTTTATTGGGCGTTAACGGCTTGTTTCATAAGTATTTTATGGAAGCTTCGTTTAGAGCACAAGAATATCATTCTAACCCAGAAAGTTTTAAAAAAATCCTCGACTTTTTAAGTCATTTGGGCTGGTTCACAAAAAAGAAAGACACGTATCAATTCACAGACGAAGGCTTGTTTTTTGCAAAACGTGCCAGTGCTTACGGCGTTACGGTTTCGTATTTACCAACTTTTGTAGCCTTGGACGAGCTTATTTTTGGCAATCCGTTGGTTTTAAAAACCGAATCGGTATCCGACACCGAAAAACATGTAGACCGGGAAATGAACGTTTGGGGAAGCGGTGGCGCTCATGCTACTTATTTTAAAATTATTGACGACATAATTATCAACCTATTCAATAAACCCATCGATGAGCAACCCAAAGGTATTTTAGATATGGGGTGTGGCAATGGGGCTTTTATCCAACATATTTTTGATGTAATTGAATACAAAACACGGCGTGGAAAACTATTGGACGAGTATCCACTGTTATTGATTGGTGCCGATTTTAACCAAGCCGCTTTAAAGGTAACACGAGCTAATTTAATAAAAGCTGATATTTGGGCCAAAGTGATTTGGGGCGATATTGGGCGCCCCGATTTACTGGCCAAAGATTTAAAAGTCGATTACAATATCGATTTAAAGGATTTATTGAATGTACGCACATTTTTAGACCATAATCGCATTTGGGAACCTCCAAAAAACCTAACACAAACAAATAGCCATTCAACGGGCGCTTATGCTTTTCAAGGCGAACAAATAAGCAATAATTTAGTTGAAGACTCCCTGTTGGAGCACTTTATAAAATGGAAACCTTATGTAGAGCGTTTTGGCTTATTGATTATAGAATTGCATACCATAAACCCAAAACTTACTGCAGCCAATTTGGGGAAAACCGCAGCCACAGCTTACGATGCCACCCATGGTTACAGCGATCAGTATATTTTAGAAGTCGATGTGTTTAACAAGGTTGCAACCCAAGCAGGTTTACGTCCAGACCCCAATTATTTTACAAGGTTTCCCAATAACGAATTAGCCTCCGTAAGCATTAATTTATTAAAAGGAAAGTAGTTTTTTGTCATTCCTGCGCAGGCAGGAACCTACTCTTAATCAATGGGTTTAAATTAATAGTATTTTAAATGAAAGCAGTTTCAGTAACAGTTATAAAAAAGGAATTACAGCATCGGTCGACAGACGAACTCATGCAGCTATGTTTGCGTTTATCGCGTTTTAAAAAAGAAAATAAAGAGCTGCTCACCTATTTGCTATTCGAATCGGCTGATGAAGCCGGCTATATCGAATCGGTAAAAAGGTACGTTGATGAAGAGTTTGAAGCCATTAACACCAAAAGCTATTTTTATATTAGAAAAAGTGTGCGGAAAATTTTAAAGAATATTAAAAAGTATGTCCGCTATTCACAAAAAAAAGAAACCGAAGTGGAGCTACTCCTCTACTTTTGCCAGAAATTAAAAGGCTTTTCCCCAAGCATAAAATACAGCACACAATTGCAAAACACCTATAACCGGCAAATCCTTTTAGTAAAAAAGATAGTTGCAACGCTGCATGAAGATTTACAATACGACTACAGTTTGATGCTGGAAGATTTGTAAGCTTTAGAAAATTTTCTATTTGACTTTGTCAAAAAAACAAACTAACTTTATCAACTTGAACTGTCCCGATGGCTATCGGGATGTTTTAATATTTAAACAGCGTATATCCGCTAGTTGGCAACAAGCTGAAAAATGGACATAGAATATTTACCAAATAAAGGTTTCATCCTTAATTCTGTAGAAATACAATGGAATGAAGAACGGAATTCTGTTAGAGAAAAAATCAGAAAAAAGTATAAAGAAGATGACAAAACAATTGACGTCGCTCAATTTTTTGATGGAGACGAAAGTATGAACATTCACCAAAAAAGAGATGTTTATGAAAATCAAAAGTCTGAAAATGATTTACTATTTCTAAATTACGACAAAGACGGAAAATTAAGAGATTTAGAAGTGCATTCTGGTTTTGACATTTTGATTGACAACATTCGACTGAATTTTGGAAACGAAATTTTAGATGTTATAAATAAATTTAATGAAAAAGGAATCCAACACATAGAAACTGAAAAAGGAAATTATCTTTTGGCTAAATTAAAGATAACGATTGCGAATAGTAAATCAATGGGTGGAAATGGAAATGGATTATCTTATTTTTATGCGACATCTGACATTAGCCATTTAACGGAATGAAAAAGTCAGTTGTCAACAATGTATAACCGCAATTACGACGGATTCGACTACCCTTCTA
Protein-coding regions in this window:
- a CDS encoding metalloprotease; translation: MKLRLFFCFILAFTSSSILSQNKIDLKADFDIENRKITVSQTITYKNTSKDELQSIYLNDWNNSYSTKKTPLAIRFAEEYNNQFHLAKNEDRGYSVITSIKQNGEPLVFNQLKNQIDVIKVDLKTPLKPNKSYTIHLEYIVKIPNDKFTNYGISESGDLSLRYWYITPAVYNGAWQYFSNKNLDDLFIPKADLNLEISYPKGYTITSELNSNNIIQNTKKQIVTLQGENRIDNRLFLNKVSNFETVQTQGLSLISNIKDGELEVLDKVLITEKVIKFLLNNFGDYPHEKLLLTEIDYNKDPIYGLNFLPSFIKLYPNHFQYELKLLKVAIHNYLENTLLINPRKDQWLFDGIQIYYLMNYVEAHYPYMKFLGSLADFWGVRSFHAANMSFNDKYIFAFMTMARTNRDQPLTMAKDSLLKFNSSIANKYKAGVGLKYLDDFINANVLESTIKSFLEQTKLKQTSPKAFEAYLKTQTSKNVDWFFSDYINTRAKIDFKIKNVSRTEDSITLTVKNKRNNSMPISLYTLNNDSIISKSWIENVIKSKTFTIPRNDANKLVLNYNQVIPEHNLRDNWKSLKGFFFNNKPFQFRLFKDIEDPNYNQVFFMPLAEFNNIYDGFTFGVKAYNTTLLRKNFNYRIQPRYALKSKSLTGSASASVTHYLQNSNLYSINYGVRGGYSSYANDLFVRKIIPSVTFLFRNDNDFRSNKRQRLKFRYLAINRDEDVNNILNTTEPNYNIFNVNYLNSNDNLINFSKWSTDLQIAKTFSKVSFNYEYRKLFESNRQLNLRFFTGAFLSNKTDITSDYFSFALDRPTDYLFDYNYLGRSEASGIFSQQYITAEGGFKSKLETPFANQWISTANVSTTLWKYVLVYGDVGFVKNKFNHAKFVYDSGIRINLVTDYFEIYFPIYSNLGWEIGQPHYDQKIRFKFTVDPQSLLGLFRRRWY
- a CDS encoding alpha-ketoacid dehydrogenase subunit alpha/beta, whose translation is MQIIPDLKNNISFEDFKTEVLNDYSIAVRSRECSLLGRREVLTGKAKFGIFGDGKEVPQLAMAKAFLKGDWRSGYYRDQTFMMAIGELTMEQFFAGLYANTNIDLEPMSAGRQMGGHFTTHSLDDSGEWKDLTKQYNSSADISPTAGQMPRLLGLAQASKIFRQVKGIDTTLFSNSGNEVAWGTIGNASTSEGLFFETINAAGVLQVPMVISIWDDEYGISVHAKHQTTKENISEILKGFQRDNEHNGYEILRVKGWDYANLIETYQEASTIAREEHVPVLIHVTELTQPQGHSTSGSHERYKSPERLEWEKDNDCNLKMREWIIESGIATNETLTEIERDIKKEVREAKKNAWLTFLKPIQKEKQELISILNNVAASSINGVFIKPIIANLTALTEPARKDVLSAARQVLRHTLGETNDAKQQLLNWVNTMFETVQPKFSSHLYSESEKSTVLVEEVKPTYDADAVQVDGRIIIRDNFDAIFENYPEALIFGEDSGNIGDVNQGLEGLQEKYGEHRVADAGIREATIIGQGIGMALRGLKPIAEIQYLDYILYALNVISDDLASLHYRTKGKQKAPLIIRTRGHRLEGIWHSGSQMGGILNLVRGIHVLVPRNMTKAAGFYNTLLQGDDPALVVECLNGYRLKEKMPNNLSDIKTPIGVVETIKTGTDITLVSYGSTLRIVAQTAKELLSVGIDAEVIDVQSLLPFDLNHDIVKSIAKTNRVMVIDEDVPGGASAYILNEILNTQNAYQYLDGQPKTLTAKAHRPAYGNDGDYFSKPSAEDIFEAVYEVMHEANPENYPKLR
- a CDS encoding class I SAM-dependent methyltransferase; the protein is MLTKHDKEQLRATIFRHLDGIATAPTAYALQKRGVLQYLLDHKNISLENITKQFNANAGYLNVALRILCAQGWLNQHIDNATHTVSFETNAQSEKAFKLVPLYEDAVNLLNYSVKFPKERIGPDAFHVLEKIFKKFETNFGLSNVKNNTIEYQVLKHIEGVIAAPIIVLLGVNGLFHKYFMEASFRAQEYHSNPESFKKILDFLSHLGWFTKKKDTYQFTDEGLFFAKRASAYGVTVSYLPTFVALDELIFGNPLVLKTESVSDTEKHVDREMNVWGSGGAHATYFKIIDDIIINLFNKPIDEQPKGILDMGCGNGAFIQHIFDVIEYKTRRGKLLDEYPLLLIGADFNQAALKVTRANLIKADIWAKVIWGDIGRPDLLAKDLKVDYNIDLKDLLNVRTFLDHNRIWEPPKNLTQTNSHSTGAYAFQGEQISNNLVEDSLLEHFIKWKPYVERFGLLIIELHTINPKLTAANLGKTAATAYDATHGYSDQYILEVDVFNKVATQAGLRPDPNYFTRFPNNELASVSINLLKGK